A window from Actinomycetospora corticicola encodes these proteins:
- a CDS encoding SMP-30/gluconolactonase/LRE family protein — METLLDGLAMVEGARWHDGRLWFAHWGVGEVIAVDLDGKAEVVAPGPEQMGWAFDWLPDGRRVTTGDAIRIDGEIVREGGANEVVVDPRGHVFVDGIDGGFSFTEPGWIDLVSPDGTSRRVADDIRFPNGMVVTPDGSTLVIAESVGGCLTAFDLRDDGSLDGRRTWADGLGPDGIAIDAAGGIWAQTADTFAHSGDPSAPAGAVVRVLDGGEITHRIETPMPCFACTVSDEHLFLLCNEWEGFEKAAEVLARRSSRVFVVALEDVPRV; from the coding sequence ATGGAGACGCTCCTCGACGGTCTGGCCATGGTGGAGGGCGCCCGCTGGCACGACGGGCGTCTGTGGTTCGCGCACTGGGGCGTCGGTGAGGTGATCGCGGTGGACCTCGACGGGAAGGCCGAGGTCGTCGCGCCCGGGCCCGAGCAGATGGGGTGGGCGTTCGACTGGCTGCCCGACGGGCGCCGCGTCACGACCGGCGACGCGATTCGCATCGACGGTGAGATCGTCCGCGAGGGCGGCGCCAACGAGGTGGTGGTGGACCCGCGCGGCCACGTCTTCGTCGACGGGATCGACGGCGGGTTCTCCTTCACCGAGCCCGGGTGGATCGACCTCGTCTCCCCCGACGGCACGTCCCGCCGCGTCGCCGACGACATCCGCTTCCCCAACGGCATGGTCGTCACCCCCGACGGCTCGACGCTGGTGATCGCCGAGTCCGTCGGCGGGTGCCTCACCGCCTTCGACCTGCGCGACGACGGGTCGCTCGACGGGCGGCGGACCTGGGCCGACGGCCTCGGCCCCGACGGCATCGCGATCGACGCGGCCGGCGGCATCTGGGCCCAGACCGCCGACACGTTCGCCCACAGCGGTGACCCGTCCGCGCCGGCGGGTGCGGTCGTTCGGGTACTGGACGGCGGGGAGATCACCCATCGCATCGAGACCCCGATGCCCTGCTTCGCCTGCACGGTCAGCGACGAGCACCTGTTCCTGCTCTGCAACGAGTGGGAGGGCTTCGAGAAGGCCGCCGAGGTCCTGGCCCGCCGGTCGTCACGGGTCTTCGTGGTCGCCCTCGAGGACGTCCCGCGGGTCTGA
- a CDS encoding alcohol dehydrogenase catalytic domain-containing protein — MRSVLMQDREVRVAEVPDPEPGPGEVVVDVLACGVCGSDLHCVAHGADVNAATRNALGVELMDLSRPVSFGHEFVGAVAEYGANTQQTLPVGTRVVSMAALLRETPAFVGFCGPEVPGGYSERMLLSEPLLMPVPDHVDTAIAALTGSLAVASRAVAKAELGPDDVALVVGCGPIGLAVLAAPGSSTWRR; from the coding sequence ATGCGCAGCGTCCTCATGCAGGATCGGGAGGTCCGGGTCGCGGAGGTGCCCGACCCGGAGCCCGGTCCGGGCGAGGTCGTCGTCGACGTCCTCGCCTGCGGGGTGTGCGGGTCCGACCTGCATTGCGTCGCGCACGGCGCCGACGTCAACGCCGCGACCCGCAACGCGCTCGGCGTCGAGCTGATGGACCTCTCGCGTCCCGTCAGCTTCGGCCACGAGTTCGTCGGCGCCGTGGCGGAGTACGGCGCGAACACCCAGCAGACCCTGCCGGTGGGCACCCGCGTGGTCTCGATGGCGGCGCTGCTGCGGGAGACCCCGGCGTTCGTGGGGTTCTGCGGCCCGGAGGTGCCCGGCGGCTACTCCGAGCGGATGCTGCTCTCCGAGCCGCTGCTCATGCCGGTACCCGACCACGTCGACACGGCGATCGCGGCGCTCACCGGGTCGCTCGCGGTCGCGTCGCGGGCCGTCGCGAAGGCGGAGCTCGGGCCGGACGACGTCGCGCTCGTCGTCGGGTGCGGGCCGATCGGTCTCGCAGTGCTCGCCGCGCCGGGAAGCTCGACGTGGCGACGATGA
- a CDS encoding Rieske (2Fe-2S) protein, producing MSRPEPTDPPALARRPLLQGCLSGGAALVGLGALSACGGPQTTPTVPAPGPLASLDQVPVGGTVVVTSPNGAPVALVRPNAGTVVAHSAVCTHQGCAVSGRGPTLSCPCHGSVFDAATGAVEQGPADRPLPAIPVQIQGQSVVVT from the coding sequence ATGAGCCGACCGGAACCGACCGACCCGCCGGCGCTCGCGCGGCGTCCGCTGCTGCAGGGCTGCCTCTCGGGTGGGGCCGCGTTGGTCGGGCTCGGAGCGCTCTCGGCGTGCGGTGGTCCGCAGACCACGCCCACCGTCCCGGCGCCCGGTCCCCTGGCCTCGCTGGACCAGGTGCCCGTGGGCGGCACCGTCGTCGTGACCAGCCCGAACGGCGCCCCGGTCGCCCTCGTCCGGCCGAACGCCGGCACCGTCGTGGCGCACAGCGCGGTCTGCACCCACCAGGGCTGCGCGGTCTCGGGCCGCGGCCCGACCCTGAGCTGCCCCTGCCACGGCTCCGTGTTCGACGCGGCCACGGGCGCCGTGGAGCAGGGGCCGGCGGACCGACCCCTGCCGGCGATTCCGGTGCAGATCCAGGGGCAGTCCGTCGTCGTGACCTAG
- a CDS encoding ATP-binding cassette domain-containing protein → MDVAIEVAGLVKRYGGVTALDGVDLQVPRGTVLGLLGPNGAGKTTIVRILTTLLQPDAGRATIDGIDVLAQPREVRRRLGLSGQYAAVDEYLTGFENLDMIGRLYHLGRRRSRERARELLAQFSLSDAGDRPARTYSGGMRRRLDLAGALVAAPPVLFLDEPTTGLDPRSRTEMWGVIQQLVAGGTTLLLTTQYLEEADVLADDIVVIDHGRAIARGTADQLKAQIGGERLELTVTDPGRLDEARRLVTPLGVAPAVTDEHRRSLTMPVSGGVKALRQALDLLEAEGLDVDDAGVRRPTLDDVFLTLTGSTTEEDAS, encoded by the coding sequence ATGGACGTGGCGATCGAGGTCGCCGGGCTGGTCAAACGCTACGGCGGCGTCACCGCCCTCGACGGCGTCGACCTGCAGGTCCCGCGCGGCACCGTGCTCGGACTCCTCGGGCCCAACGGTGCGGGGAAGACGACCATCGTCCGCATCCTCACCACGCTCCTGCAGCCCGACGCCGGGCGGGCGACGATCGACGGGATCGACGTGCTGGCCCAGCCCCGCGAGGTGCGCCGACGGTTGGGGCTCTCCGGGCAGTACGCGGCGGTCGACGAGTACCTGACGGGGTTCGAGAACCTCGACATGATCGGGCGGCTCTACCACCTCGGGCGGCGCCGCAGCCGGGAGCGCGCCCGGGAGCTGCTCGCGCAGTTCAGCCTGTCCGACGCCGGGGACCGTCCCGCCCGGACCTACTCCGGCGGCATGCGCCGGCGCCTCGACCTCGCGGGCGCCCTCGTCGCCGCTCCCCCGGTGCTCTTCCTCGACGAGCCGACCACAGGGCTCGACCCGCGCAGCCGCACGGAGATGTGGGGCGTGATCCAGCAGCTGGTCGCGGGCGGCACCACCCTGCTGCTCACCACGCAGTACCTGGAGGAGGCCGACGTGCTGGCTGACGACATCGTCGTCATCGACCACGGCCGCGCCATCGCGCGCGGCACGGCCGACCAGCTCAAGGCCCAGATCGGCGGCGAGCGTCTCGAGCTCACCGTCACCGACCCGGGCCGGCTCGACGAGGCGCGGCGCCTGGTCACGCCGCTCGGCGTCGCGCCGGCGGTCACCGACGAGCACCGGAGGTCCCTGACGATGCCCGTGTCGGGCGGGGTGAAGGCGTTGCGGCAGGCGCTGGACCTGTTGGAGGCCGAGGGCCTGGACGTCGACGACGCCGGGGTCCGGCGCCCCACCCTCGACGACGTCTTCCTCACGCTGACCGGCTCGACCACCGAGGAGGACGCGTCGTGA
- a CDS encoding MmcQ/YjbR family DNA-binding protein, with amino-acid sequence MGERPDVPEEFVERIDTVLRAWQGVTQERAWVGTRWKVRGATIAHVFGGEDGRFRITFRGEPDEVAAFGHMGPPYFTVSWGSNVIGLLLDEHSDWEELAELLQDSYRIQAPSAWAP; translated from the coding sequence GTGGGTGAGCGGCCGGACGTCCCCGAGGAGTTCGTCGAGCGGATCGACACCGTGCTGCGGGCGTGGCAGGGCGTCACGCAGGAGCGCGCCTGGGTCGGCACGCGATGGAAGGTCCGCGGCGCGACGATCGCCCACGTCTTCGGTGGCGAGGACGGCCGGTTCCGCATCACCTTCCGCGGCGAGCCCGACGAGGTCGCCGCGTTCGGCCACATGGGGCCGCCGTACTTCACGGTTTCCTGGGGGTCGAACGTGATCGGGCTGCTGCTCGACGAGCACAGCGACTGGGAGGAGCTCGCCGAGCTGCTCCAGGACTCCTACCGCATCCAGGCCCCGTCGGCGTGGGCACCGTAG
- a CDS encoding TetR/AcrR family transcriptional regulator, producing the protein MTTVELGRRERKKLATRTALSEAALGLSLEHGVENVTIEQIADAADVSLRTFFNYFSSKEEAVVAGDAARGDVLVELVAERPADEDVLTALRVAVLQHVEELAGDDRLDALRLMRETPSLLPAQLAAYAARERELAVVIAGRLGEVLHDDGAVSLRAAVAAATVLAGVRVVMQRWTDRGTRDRAVLRAKLTEMFDQLAAGLDR; encoded by the coding sequence ATGACCACCGTGGAGCTCGGACGCCGGGAGCGGAAGAAACTGGCCACGCGGACCGCCCTGAGCGAGGCCGCGCTCGGCCTGTCGCTCGAGCACGGCGTCGAGAACGTGACGATCGAGCAGATCGCCGACGCCGCCGACGTCTCGCTGCGCACCTTCTTCAACTACTTCTCCAGCAAGGAGGAGGCCGTCGTCGCGGGCGACGCGGCGCGCGGCGACGTCCTCGTCGAGCTCGTGGCGGAGCGCCCGGCCGACGAGGACGTGCTCACCGCCCTGCGGGTCGCGGTCCTGCAGCACGTCGAGGAGCTCGCGGGGGACGACCGGCTCGATGCGCTGCGGCTGATGCGCGAGACGCCGTCGTTGCTCCCGGCCCAGCTCGCCGCCTACGCGGCCCGCGAACGCGAGCTCGCGGTCGTGATCGCGGGGCGGCTGGGGGAGGTGCTTCACGACGACGGGGCGGTGAGCCTGCGGGCCGCCGTCGCGGCTGCCACGGTGCTGGCCGGGGTGCGGGTGGTGATGCAGCGCTGGACCGACCGCGGTACGCGCGACCGGGCGGTGCTGCGGGCGAAGCTGACGGAGATGTTCGACCAGCTCGCGGCGGGGCTGGACCGGTGA
- a CDS encoding MFS transporter, translated as MTTAAPARTSRRAVLIPLSGLLMALFVAILSSTIVSNALPRIIGELGGTQAQYTWVVTASLLAMTASTPIWGKLADLFSKKLLVQLAIGVFIVGSMLAGLSTSTPMLIGFRVLQGLGMGGLTALAQVVIAAIIPPRERGRYSGYLGAIMAVATVGGPLIGGVIVDTIGWRWCFYVTVPIAVVALVVLQRTLTVPTEKREVHIDYLGALLIAGGVSALLIWTSLGGKNFAWVSWASLAWLAVGIVALVLAVLVESRAKEPVIPLQLFRNRTVALATVAGLFVGVAMFGSSVFLSQFFQLARGASATEAGLLTLPMIAALFLASTVVGQLISRTGKWKVYLVGGGVSLVAGLLMQGLVMSADAPYWELAVAMALVGLGVGATQQNLVLAVQNQVALRDMGAASSTVAFFRSLGGAAGVAALGALLSSHVSAAITSGLTAVGIPASATSSSSGQIPNVATLPEPIRSVVENAYGDSVALMFLVAAPLALVALIAILFLREVPLRDTIDLEASAPAASETAEPASLVTGTVRDGKRPAVGAVLTLVDRTGHQLARATADDEGRYRLPVEDDVAPHLLIAQYRGTPHVEMLAGTVGAQRRDLRLGEELTGRHALDATTEAMSAVTR; from the coding sequence ATGACCACCGCCGCACCCGCGCGCACCAGCCGGCGCGCCGTGCTCATCCCGCTCTCGGGCCTGCTGATGGCGCTGTTCGTCGCCATCCTCAGCTCGACGATCGTGTCCAACGCCCTGCCGCGGATCATCGGCGAGCTGGGCGGCACCCAGGCGCAGTACACCTGGGTCGTCACCGCCTCGCTGCTGGCGATGACCGCGTCCACCCCGATCTGGGGCAAGCTCGCGGACCTCTTCTCCAAGAAGCTGCTGGTCCAGCTCGCCATCGGCGTGTTCATCGTCGGCTCGATGCTCGCCGGGCTGTCGACCTCGACGCCGATGCTGATCGGGTTCCGCGTGCTGCAGGGCCTGGGCATGGGCGGTCTGACGGCCCTCGCGCAGGTCGTGATCGCCGCGATCATCCCGCCCCGCGAGCGCGGCCGGTACTCCGGCTACCTCGGCGCGATCATGGCCGTGGCCACCGTCGGCGGCCCGCTCATCGGCGGCGTCATCGTCGACACCATCGGCTGGCGCTGGTGCTTCTACGTCACCGTGCCGATCGCCGTCGTCGCCCTCGTCGTGCTCCAGCGGACCCTGACCGTGCCCACCGAGAAGCGCGAGGTGCACATCGACTACCTCGGCGCGCTGCTCATCGCCGGCGGCGTCTCGGCCCTGCTGATCTGGACCTCGCTGGGCGGCAAGAACTTCGCCTGGGTCTCCTGGGCGTCGCTGGCCTGGCTCGCCGTCGGGATCGTCGCGCTCGTGCTCGCCGTCCTCGTCGAGTCGCGGGCGAAGGAGCCGGTGATCCCGCTCCAGCTCTTCCGCAACCGCACCGTCGCGCTCGCCACGGTCGCCGGCCTGTTCGTCGGCGTCGCGATGTTCGGCTCCTCGGTGTTCCTGTCGCAGTTCTTCCAGCTCGCACGAGGTGCCTCCGCGACCGAGGCCGGGCTGCTGACCCTCCCGATGATCGCCGCCCTGTTCCTCGCCTCCACCGTCGTCGGGCAGTTGATCTCCCGCACCGGGAAGTGGAAGGTCTACCTGGTCGGCGGCGGTGTCTCGCTGGTCGCCGGGCTGCTCATGCAGGGCCTCGTGATGAGCGCGGACGCGCCGTACTGGGAGCTCGCCGTCGCGATGGCCCTCGTCGGGCTCGGCGTCGGCGCCACCCAGCAGAACCTCGTGCTCGCCGTCCAGAACCAGGTCGCCCTGCGCGACATGGGTGCTGCCAGCTCCACCGTCGCGTTCTTCCGGTCGCTCGGCGGTGCCGCCGGCGTCGCCGCGCTGGGGGCGCTGCTCTCCAGCCACGTCTCCGCGGCCATCACCTCCGGGCTCACGGCGGTGGGCATCCCCGCATCCGCGACCTCGTCGTCGAGCGGGCAGATCCCGAACGTCGCGACGCTGCCCGAGCCGATCCGCTCCGTCGTCGAGAACGCCTACGGCGACTCGGTCGCGCTGATGTTCCTGGTCGCGGCGCCGCTGGCGCTCGTCGCCCTGATCGCGATCCTGTTCCTCCGCGAGGTGCCGCTGCGCGACACGATCGACCTCGAGGCCTCGGCCCCGGCCGCCTCGGAGACCGCGGAGCCGGCCTCGCTCGTCACCGGGACCGTGCGGGACGGCAAGCGCCCGGCGGTCGGCGCGGTGCTCACCCTCGTCGACCGCACCGGCCACCAGCTCGCCCGGGCCACCGCCGACGACGAGGGCCGGTACCGGCTCCCCGTCGAGGACGACGTGGCGCCGCACCTGCTCATCGCGCAGTACCGCGGCACCCCGCACGTCGAGATGCTCGCCGGCACGGTCGGCGCCCAGCGCCGCGACCTGAGGCTCGGCGAGGAGCTCACCGGGCGGCACGCGCTGGATGCCACCACCGAGGCCATGTCCGCGGTGACACGATGA
- a CDS encoding alpha/beta hydrolase: protein MSRRTGVSLLQGWLPITIQALAAVLLVLLAVWLLRGARPRPVVVTLVVAAAAAALAVVGTRWSLRDQDLQADPPPVALWVWAALAAVALVLLVAAVVRRGWWRRGLAVGTLLLALLAAGVQANVWVGYFPTVAEAYAQLTAAPLPDEASPAAVDAMRGTPRTTGVVVPMTTPDDVSHFAHRTEYVYLPPAWFAPHAPSLPAVMMVGGEFATPTDWIRTGDAVVTADAYARTHGGLAPILVFADSTGSFRNDTECVDGPRGNAATHLVDEVRPYVVAHFAADASPAQWGVVGWSTGGTCAVDLGVTRPDAFSAFEDIQGDLAPNAGGAQQTLAQLYGGNAAAQAAFDPTTVLAHHAPYPDSAGWFADNPSTRPARHAPTTAPPADPRAGMGGRKDPAPATMQGQQATEARTLCAEATARGITCSVHISPGKHTWQFAHAAFADALPWLAGRLGLPSAVGAPTVRS from the coding sequence ATGTCCCGTCGCACCGGGGTGTCCCTGCTCCAGGGGTGGCTCCCCATCACGATCCAGGCTCTCGCGGCCGTCCTGCTGGTGCTCCTCGCGGTATGGCTGCTGCGCGGCGCGCGCCCGCGGCCCGTCGTCGTGACGCTCGTCGTCGCCGCAGCGGCAGCCGCGCTCGCCGTCGTCGGGACGCGGTGGTCGTTGCGGGACCAGGACCTGCAGGCCGACCCGCCGCCCGTGGCGCTGTGGGTGTGGGCGGCGCTCGCCGCCGTGGCGCTGGTCCTGCTCGTGGCCGCCGTGGTGAGGCGCGGCTGGTGGCGGCGGGGCCTCGCCGTCGGGACCCTCCTGCTCGCCCTCCTCGCGGCCGGGGTCCAGGCCAACGTGTGGGTCGGCTACTTCCCGACGGTGGCCGAGGCGTACGCCCAGCTCACCGCGGCACCCCTTCCCGACGAGGCGTCTCCCGCGGCTGTCGACGCGATGCGCGGGACCCCGCGCACCACCGGCGTCGTCGTACCGATGACCACCCCGGACGACGTCAGCCACTTTGCCCACCGCACCGAGTACGTCTACCTGCCGCCCGCGTGGTTCGCCCCGCACGCGCCGAGCCTCCCGGCCGTGATGATGGTCGGCGGCGAGTTCGCCACGCCCACGGACTGGATCCGCACCGGCGACGCGGTCGTCACCGCCGACGCCTACGCGCGCACCCACGGCGGCCTCGCGCCGATCCTCGTGTTCGCCGACTCGACCGGCTCGTTCCGCAACGACACCGAGTGCGTCGACGGCCCACGGGGCAACGCGGCCACGCACCTCGTCGACGAGGTCCGCCCGTACGTCGTCGCGCACTTCGCGGCGGATGCGTCGCCGGCGCAGTGGGGCGTCGTCGGCTGGTCGACGGGCGGGACGTGCGCGGTCGACCTCGGCGTCACCCGGCCCGACGCCTTCTCCGCCTTCGAGGACATCCAGGGCGACCTCGCGCCCAACGCGGGCGGCGCCCAGCAGACCCTCGCTCAGCTCTACGGCGGGAACGCCGCCGCGCAGGCCGCCTTCGACCCGACCACGGTGCTCGCCCACCACGCCCCGTACCCGGACTCCGCCGGGTGGTTCGCCGACAACCCCTCCACACGGCCCGCTCGACACGCCCCGACCACCGCGCCACCGGCCGACCCGCGAGCGGGCATGGGCGGCCGCAAGGACCCGGCCCCCGCGACGATGCAGGGGCAACAGGCCACCGAGGCACGGACCCTGTGCGCCGAGGCGACGGCCCGCGGCATCACCTGCAGCGTCCACATCAGCCCCGGGAAGCACACGTGGCAGTTCGCGCACGCCGCGTTCGCCGACGCACTGCCGTGGTTGGCCGGGCGCCTCGGGCTGCCGTCCGCAGTAGGTGCTCCTACGGTGCGATCATGA
- a CDS encoding TetR/AcrR family transcriptional regulator gives MAERRASGGAVLRPRVTDAIVAAAFAELADAGYARLSMEAVARRAGVGKAALYRRWPSKEAMLVDLVRQSVADTLPPVPTTGALASDLRELLGTLRDQVADPMVAAVGPTLFAEVRHTPALSEVLRTDVTAPRRVAGETVVRAAVARGELPDTVDVDLAVDLLIAPLLLRILVTRERCDDAYLDTLAVAVEAAVQATARA, from the coding sequence ATGGCGGAGCGGCGGGCGAGCGGCGGCGCGGTGCTGCGGCCGCGCGTCACCGACGCGATCGTGGCCGCGGCCTTCGCGGAGCTGGCCGACGCCGGGTACGCCCGGCTGTCGATGGAGGCCGTGGCGCGGCGGGCCGGGGTGGGCAAGGCGGCGCTCTACCGGCGCTGGCCCTCCAAGGAGGCCATGCTGGTCGACCTCGTCCGACAGTCGGTCGCGGACACCCTCCCGCCGGTCCCGACGACGGGTGCCCTCGCGAGCGACCTGCGGGAACTGCTCGGGACCCTTCGCGACCAGGTCGCGGACCCGATGGTCGCCGCCGTCGGCCCGACACTGTTCGCAGAGGTCCGGCACACCCCGGCCCTCTCCGAGGTCCTCCGGACGGACGTGACGGCGCCGCGGCGGGTCGCCGGCGAGACGGTGGTCCGGGCCGCGGTCGCGCGGGGCGAGCTCCCCGACACCGTCGACGTCGACCTCGCCGTGGACCTGCTGATCGCCCCGCTGCTCCTCCGGATCCTCGTCACCCGGGAGCGGTGCGACGACGCGTACCTGGACACCCTGGCCGTGGCGGTCGAGGCCGCGGTGCAGGCGACCGCCCGCGCCTGA
- a CDS encoding cation:proton antiporter has product MTELLVVLVTGFVVIAAAAVVGPRLGIAAPLVLVVVGVGASFLPLFTAVEIEPEWILEGVLPPLLYSSAVSMPAMNFRREFGAISGLSVVLVVASSLVLGVFFALVVPGLGFAWGVALGAIVSPTDAVATSIIKRTPTSKRVVAMLEGESLLNDATALVILRTAIVATAAAFSFWGALGSFAYSVAVAVVLGGAVGVLALQVRKRVSDPTVTTVISFAVPFVASVPAELLEASGLVAAVVAGLVTGVRAPRDLSVRNRLSDSQNWCTVELVLEGAVFLTMGLQIRTIVESVERDHAGVATAVLVAVGALVLTVLLRAAYVAPLLKVLAVRSRRSGRLRDRMQEMQGRMTTPEGQQEAFAEVNRRRREPSGRQLERFASRVTQVVADIDYFLRQPLGWREGTTVVWAGMRGAVTVAAAQTLPESTPQRSVLVLVAFTVATLSLLVQGGTIGPLVRRLAPPADPDATDEQAEADRLRLLELMRHAGDDLPEPVPAEGESRTATVQAQVRWRIAVLEAQRAALLDARDHGTFDADALEEALANLDASQIAIELRVRPAD; this is encoded by the coding sequence GTGACGGAGCTGCTCGTCGTGCTGGTGACCGGGTTCGTCGTGATCGCCGCGGCGGCCGTCGTCGGTCCGCGGCTGGGGATCGCCGCCCCGCTGGTGCTCGTGGTGGTCGGGGTGGGCGCGAGCTTCCTCCCGCTCTTCACGGCCGTGGAGATCGAGCCGGAGTGGATCCTCGAGGGGGTCCTGCCGCCGCTGCTCTACTCGTCCGCGGTGTCGATGCCCGCCATGAACTTCCGTCGCGAGTTCGGCGCCATCAGCGGGCTGTCGGTGGTCCTCGTCGTGGCCAGCTCGCTCGTGCTCGGGGTGTTCTTCGCCCTCGTCGTGCCGGGCCTCGGCTTCGCCTGGGGCGTCGCGCTCGGGGCGATCGTCAGCCCGACCGACGCGGTCGCCACCTCGATCATCAAGCGCACCCCGACGTCGAAGCGGGTCGTCGCGATGCTCGAGGGCGAGAGTCTGCTCAACGACGCGACCGCGCTCGTCATCCTGCGCACGGCCATCGTCGCGACGGCCGCGGCCTTCTCCTTCTGGGGTGCGCTGGGGTCCTTCGCCTACTCGGTGGCCGTCGCGGTCGTGCTCGGGGGCGCCGTCGGGGTGCTCGCCCTGCAGGTCCGCAAGCGGGTGTCGGACCCGACCGTCACCACCGTCATCTCGTTCGCCGTGCCCTTCGTCGCCAGCGTCCCGGCCGAGCTGCTCGAGGCCTCCGGCCTGGTCGCCGCCGTCGTCGCGGGCCTGGTCACCGGCGTGCGCGCCCCGCGCGACCTCTCCGTCCGGAACCGCCTGTCGGACTCGCAGAACTGGTGCACGGTCGAGCTCGTGCTCGAGGGCGCGGTCTTCCTGACGATGGGGCTGCAGATCCGGACGATCGTCGAGTCCGTCGAGCGGGATCACGCCGGGGTCGCCACGGCCGTGCTCGTCGCGGTGGGGGCCCTCGTCCTGACGGTGCTCCTCCGCGCGGCCTACGTCGCGCCCCTGCTCAAGGTCCTCGCCGTCCGGTCCCGACGCAGCGGGCGGCTCCGCGACCGCATGCAGGAGATGCAGGGCCGGATGACGACGCCGGAGGGACAGCAGGAGGCCTTCGCCGAGGTCAACCGCCGTCGTCGGGAGCCCTCGGGCCGCCAACTCGAACGCTTCGCCTCCCGCGTGACCCAGGTCGTCGCCGACATCGACTACTTCCTGCGGCAGCCGCTCGGCTGGCGCGAGGGCACGACGGTGGTGTGGGCCGGCATGCGCGGCGCGGTCACCGTGGCGGCGGCGCAGACGCTCCCGGAGTCGACGCCCCAACGGTCGGTGCTCGTCCTCGTCGCCTTCACGGTCGCGACGCTGTCGCTGCTGGTGCAGGGCGGGACCATCGGCCCCCTGGTGCGACGCCTCGCGCCGCCGGCCGACCCCGACGCGACCGATGAGCAGGCGGAGGCCGACCGCCTCCGGCTCCTCGAGCTCATGCGCCATGCGGGCGACGACCTACCCGAACCCGTCCCGGCCGAGGGCGAGTCCCGGACTGCGACCGTGCAGGCGCAGGTCCGGTGGCGGATCGCCGTCCTGGAGGCGCAGCGCGCGGCCCTGCTCGACGCCCGGGACCACGGGACCTTCGACGCGGACGCCCTCGAGGAGGCCCTCGCCAACCTGGACGCCTCCCAGATCGCGATCGAGCTGCGGGTGCGGCCCGCCGACTGA
- a CDS encoding nuclear transport factor 2 family protein has protein sequence MTTATSTRARVLTRSLDAFHRADVDTFMAMYAEDAVHEFPFAPEGMPTRLEGRAAIEAWMRQVPDILTLDGGMHDLRIHEGADTLTVEWSSTGHFADGSPAAVSYVAVVTFEGDLVVRYRDYINPLDLRPATFPPRG, from the coding sequence GTGACCACGGCGACGAGCACCCGCGCCCGCGTGCTGACCCGGAGCCTCGACGCCTTCCACCGCGCCGACGTCGACACGTTCATGGCGATGTACGCCGAGGACGCGGTCCACGAGTTCCCGTTCGCCCCGGAGGGGATGCCGACGCGGCTCGAGGGCCGGGCGGCCATCGAGGCCTGGATGCGCCAGGTCCCGGACATCCTCACGCTCGACGGCGGGATGCACGACCTGCGGATCCACGAGGGCGCGGACACCCTGACCGTCGAGTGGTCGTCGACCGGTCACTTCGCCGACGGCAGCCCCGCGGCGGTCTCCTACGTCGCCGTGGTGACGTTCGAGGGCGACCTCGTCGTGCGGTACCGCGACTACATCAACCCCCTGGACCTGCGGCCGGCGACGTTCCCGCCCCGGGGCTGA
- a CDS encoding ABC transporter permease, giving the protein MSTLDVVTDAAVVAKRNLIKIKRVPDLLVFTTLSPIMFVLLFAYVFGGAIDPTGGGAAYREFLIAGIFAQTVVFGATNTGAGLAEDVKKGIIDRFRSLPMAPSAVLTGRTLSDVVNNVIVLVVMSITGLLVGWRINTGPLEALWGFALLLIFAYAVSWIMAWLGLLIPSPEVINNASFIVIFPLTFVANTFVPLDTLPGPLRVFAEWNPVSAVTQAARELFGNPDPNPAATVSQAWSLQHPQLYTLIWAVAVVAVFAPLASAQYRRAASR; this is encoded by the coding sequence GTGAGCACGCTCGACGTCGTGACCGACGCGGCGGTCGTCGCCAAGCGCAACCTCATCAAGATCAAGCGGGTGCCCGACCTGCTGGTCTTCACCACGCTCTCGCCGATCATGTTCGTGCTGCTGTTCGCCTACGTGTTCGGCGGTGCGATCGACCCGACCGGCGGCGGGGCCGCCTACCGCGAGTTCCTCATCGCGGGGATCTTCGCGCAGACCGTGGTGTTCGGGGCGACCAACACCGGCGCCGGCCTCGCCGAGGACGTCAAGAAGGGCATCATCGACCGGTTCCGGTCGCTGCCGATGGCGCCGTCGGCGGTGCTCACCGGCCGGACGCTGTCCGACGTGGTCAACAACGTGATCGTGCTCGTCGTCATGTCGATCACGGGGCTGCTGGTCGGCTGGCGCATCAACACCGGCCCGCTGGAGGCGCTGTGGGGCTTCGCCCTGCTGCTGATCTTCGCCTACGCCGTCTCGTGGATCATGGCGTGGCTGGGCCTGCTGATCCCGAGCCCCGAGGTCATCAACAACGCCTCGTTCATCGTGATCTTCCCGCTGACCTTCGTCGCGAACACGTTCGTCCCGCTCGACACGCTGCCCGGTCCGCTGCGGGTGTTCGCGGAGTGGAACCCGGTCTCCGCGGTGACGCAGGCGGCCCGGGAGCTGTTCGGCAACCCCGACCCGAACCCGGCCGCGACGGTGTCCCAGGCGTGGTCGCTGCAGCACCCGCAGCTGTACACGCTGATCTGGGCCGTGGCCGTGGTCGCGGTGTTCGCCCCGCTCGCGAGCGCGCAGTACCGGCGGGCCGCCAGCCGCTAG